One segment of Agrococcus sp. ProA11 DNA contains the following:
- the gltB gene encoding glutamate synthase large subunit, which translates to MRTINDRSNGAFTSRDLGLPAAEGLYDPRHERDSCGLAMVATTRGTAGHDIVALALDALRNLEHRGAVGSDAGTGDGAGILTQMPDGFLRAVVDFELPQPGAYAAGLAYLPLDDAERERVKERIWELAGQERLRVLGWREVPTAPDALGKLARAAMPAIHQLFVTGANGPTKGIELDRLTWRLRKRIERELGEYLPSLSSRTITYKGMVTTLQLEPFYPDLSDERFETKLAIVHSRYSTNTFPSWPLAQPLRMIAHNGEINTVEGNRNWMAARESQLASEVLGDLRPLKPIVTPGLSDSSSFDEVLELLTLAGRSLPHAIMMMVPPAWENQTDMPQDLRDFAEYHSLLMEPWDGPAAISFTDGSLVGATLDRNGLRPGRWLETDDGLVVLASETGVLPIDPSRVVRRGRLQPGVLFLVDTEAGRVVPDEEIKRELAQMEPWGDWLDSSRIHLADLPEREHVAHTAASVTRRQRTFGYTEEEVRVLIAPMAKNGAEPLGAMGSDTPVAVLAERPRLLFDYFTQAFAQVTNPPLDSLRESIVTSMTMGLGPVRNLLTATPSHASQIILDFPVIDNDALAKIRSIDRTPGSRRTVVVKGLYRVDDGPEAMEQRLDAMCREVDEAIVDGAQYVILSDRDSTDQLAPIPTLLMTSAVHHHLIKASTRMRVGIVVEAGDVREVHHVALLIGYGASAVNPYLAMETAEQLALSGQLGADVDTAVRNLITALGKGVTKIMSKMGISTVGSYGGAQAFEAVGLSQELVDRYFTGTHSPLGGVGLDVIAEENRMRHRCAYPDERAALAHERLQTGGEYQWRRDGAPHLFNPETVFKLQHATRTGRYEVFEDYTRLVDDQAAQLQTLRGLMRLRTDAVEPIPVDEVEPVSEIVKRFSTGAMSYGSISQEAHETLAIAMNRLGGKSNTGEGGEDVDRLLDPERRSAIKQVASGRFGVTSMYLTHADDIQIKMAQGAKPGEGGQLPPGKVYPWVARTRHATAGVGLISPPPHHDIYSIEDLKQLIFDLKRANTAARVHVKLVSQSGIGAVAAGVAKAKADVVLVSGHDGGTGASPLNSLKHAGTPWEIGLAETQHTLMVNGLRERVSVQVDGQLKTGRDVIIGALLGAEEFGFATAPLVVSGCIMMRVCHLDTCPVGVATQNPVLRQRFTGKPEFVVQFFEFLAQQVREQLAQLGLRSLDEAIGRSDLLDIDPAIQHWKAEGLDLTPVLTRPTSAQGAPRRTTDQDHELEQQLDTRLLPDLERALDAGERLVLDMEIANTDRAVGTMLGNAITRRAGEAGLEPGTIDLTLRGSAGQSLGAFVPRGIALRLHGDANDYVGKGLSGGLITVRPPTGAALVAEHNVIAGNVIGYGATSGELYLRGVVGERFLVRNSGATAVCEGVGDHALEYMTGGIAVILGDTGRNIGAGMSGGCAYILDLDPLLLNQDSFHQGELRIDRLSDEDTIELRAILERHRELTGSVVAERLLAGDLSRVSKLVPRDWAMVRDIRLDAEQQGVDPDSDNIWRKILEVTGG; encoded by the coding sequence ATGCGCACGATCAACGATCGCTCGAACGGAGCCTTCACCTCGCGGGACCTCGGCCTGCCAGCGGCCGAGGGGCTCTACGACCCGCGGCACGAGCGCGATTCGTGCGGCCTGGCGATGGTCGCGACGACCCGTGGGACGGCGGGCCACGACATCGTCGCGCTGGCGCTGGACGCGCTGCGCAACCTCGAGCACCGCGGCGCGGTCGGCTCGGATGCGGGCACCGGCGATGGCGCGGGCATCCTGACGCAGATGCCCGACGGCTTCCTGCGGGCAGTGGTGGACTTCGAGCTGCCGCAGCCGGGCGCCTACGCCGCGGGCCTCGCGTACCTGCCCCTCGACGACGCGGAGCGGGAGCGCGTCAAGGAGCGCATCTGGGAGCTCGCGGGCCAGGAGCGCCTGCGCGTGCTGGGCTGGCGCGAGGTGCCGACGGCGCCGGATGCGCTCGGCAAGCTCGCCCGCGCGGCGATGCCCGCCATCCACCAGCTCTTCGTGACCGGCGCCAACGGCCCGACGAAGGGCATCGAGCTCGATCGGCTCACCTGGCGGCTGCGCAAGCGCATCGAGCGCGAGCTGGGGGAGTACCTGCCCTCGCTGTCGAGCCGCACCATCACCTACAAGGGCATGGTGACGACGCTCCAGCTGGAGCCGTTCTACCCCGACCTCTCGGACGAGCGCTTCGAGACGAAGCTCGCGATCGTGCACTCGCGCTACTCCACCAACACCTTCCCCTCCTGGCCGCTCGCGCAGCCGTTGCGGATGATCGCCCACAACGGCGAGATCAACACCGTCGAGGGCAACCGCAACTGGATGGCCGCGCGCGAGTCGCAGCTCGCGAGCGAGGTGCTGGGCGACCTGCGCCCGCTGAAGCCGATCGTGACCCCGGGCCTGAGCGACTCCTCGTCGTTCGACGAGGTGCTCGAGCTGCTCACCCTCGCGGGCCGCTCGCTGCCGCACGCGATCATGATGATGGTGCCGCCGGCCTGGGAGAACCAGACCGACATGCCGCAGGATCTGCGCGACTTCGCCGAGTACCACTCGCTGCTCATGGAGCCGTGGGACGGGCCGGCCGCGATCAGCTTCACGGACGGCTCGCTCGTCGGCGCCACCCTCGATCGCAACGGCCTGCGCCCCGGGCGCTGGCTGGAGACCGATGACGGCCTCGTCGTGCTGGCCTCGGAGACCGGCGTGCTGCCGATCGACCCGAGCCGCGTCGTGCGGCGCGGCCGCCTGCAGCCCGGCGTGCTGTTTCTGGTCGACACGGAGGCCGGCCGGGTCGTGCCCGACGAGGAGATCAAGCGCGAGCTCGCGCAGATGGAGCCGTGGGGCGACTGGCTCGACTCCAGCCGCATCCATCTCGCCGACCTGCCCGAGCGCGAGCACGTCGCGCACACCGCCGCATCCGTCACCCGCCGCCAGCGCACCTTCGGGTACACCGAGGAGGAGGTGCGGGTCCTCATCGCGCCGATGGCGAAGAACGGCGCCGAGCCGCTCGGCGCCATGGGCTCCGACACCCCCGTCGCTGTGCTGGCGGAGCGCCCGCGGCTGCTGTTCGACTACTTCACCCAGGCTTTCGCGCAGGTGACCAACCCGCCGCTCGACTCGCTGCGGGAATCCATCGTCACGAGCATGACGATGGGCCTGGGCCCGGTCCGCAACCTGCTGACCGCCACGCCCTCGCACGCGAGCCAGATCATCCTCGACTTCCCGGTGATCGACAACGATGCGCTGGCGAAGATCCGCTCGATCGACCGCACGCCGGGCTCGCGTCGCACCGTGGTCGTGAAGGGGCTGTACCGCGTCGACGACGGGCCGGAGGCGATGGAGCAGCGGCTCGACGCGATGTGCCGCGAGGTCGACGAGGCGATCGTCGATGGCGCGCAGTACGTGATCCTGTCGGATCGCGACTCCACCGACCAGCTGGCGCCGATCCCGACGCTGCTGATGACGAGCGCGGTGCACCACCACCTCATCAAGGCGTCGACCCGGATGCGGGTCGGCATCGTGGTGGAGGCCGGCGACGTGCGCGAGGTGCACCACGTGGCGCTGCTGATCGGCTACGGCGCGAGCGCGGTCAACCCGTACCTCGCGATGGAGACCGCCGAGCAGCTCGCGCTCTCCGGCCAGCTGGGTGCCGACGTCGACACGGCCGTGCGCAACCTCATCACCGCCCTCGGCAAGGGCGTGACGAAGATCATGTCGAAGATGGGCATCTCCACCGTCGGCTCCTACGGCGGCGCGCAGGCCTTCGAGGCCGTCGGCCTGTCGCAGGAGCTCGTCGACCGCTACTTCACCGGCACCCACTCGCCGCTGGGCGGCGTGGGCCTGGACGTGATCGCCGAGGAGAACCGGATGCGGCACCGCTGCGCGTACCCGGATGAGCGAGCGGCGCTCGCGCACGAGCGGCTGCAGACCGGCGGCGAGTACCAGTGGCGACGCGACGGCGCACCGCACCTGTTCAATCCCGAGACCGTGTTCAAGCTGCAGCACGCGACCCGCACCGGCCGCTATGAGGTCTTCGAGGACTACACCCGGCTGGTCGACGACCAGGCTGCGCAGCTGCAGACGCTGCGGGGGCTGATGCGACTGCGCACCGACGCGGTGGAGCCCATCCCCGTCGACGAGGTGGAGCCGGTCTCCGAGATCGTCAAGCGCTTCTCGACCGGCGCGATGAGCTACGGCTCGATCTCGCAGGAGGCGCACGAGACGCTCGCGATCGCGATGAACCGGCTGGGCGGCAAGTCCAACACCGGCGAGGGCGGCGAGGATGTCGACCGGCTGCTCGATCCCGAGCGGCGCAGCGCCATCAAGCAGGTCGCATCCGGGCGCTTCGGCGTCACGAGCATGTACCTCACGCATGCCGACGACATCCAGATCAAGATGGCGCAGGGCGCCAAGCCCGGCGAGGGCGGGCAGCTGCCGCCGGGGAAGGTCTACCCGTGGGTCGCGCGCACGCGGCACGCGACCGCCGGCGTCGGCCTCATCTCGCCGCCGCCGCACCACGACATCTACTCGATCGAGGATCTCAAGCAGCTGATCTTCGATCTCAAGCGGGCCAACACCGCCGCGCGCGTGCACGTCAAGCTCGTCTCGCAGTCGGGCATCGGCGCGGTCGCGGCCGGCGTGGCGAAGGCGAAGGCCGACGTGGTGCTCGTCTCCGGCCATGACGGGGGCACGGGCGCGAGCCCGCTGAACTCGCTCAAGCACGCGGGCACGCCGTGGGAGATCGGCCTCGCCGAGACCCAGCACACGCTGATGGTGAACGGGCTGCGCGAGCGGGTGAGCGTGCAGGTCGACGGCCAGCTGAAAACCGGCCGCGACGTCATCATCGGTGCACTGCTGGGCGCAGAGGAGTTCGGCTTCGCGACGGCACCGCTGGTCGTCTCCGGCTGCATCATGATGCGCGTGTGCCACCTCGACACCTGCCCGGTCGGGGTCGCGACGCAGAACCCGGTGCTGCGACAGCGCTTCACGGGCAAGCCCGAGTTCGTCGTGCAGTTCTTCGAGTTCCTGGCGCAGCAGGTGCGCGAGCAGCTCGCGCAGCTCGGGCTGCGCTCGCTCGACGAGGCGATCGGCCGCTCCGACCTGCTCGACATCGACCCGGCCATCCAGCACTGGAAGGCCGAGGGGCTCGACCTCACACCCGTGCTCACGCGACCGACGAGCGCCCAGGGCGCGCCGCGTCGCACGACCGACCAGGACCACGAGCTCGAGCAGCAGCTCGACACGCGGCTGCTGCCCGACCTCGAGCGGGCGCTCGACGCGGGCGAGCGCCTGGTGCTCGACATGGAGATCGCGAACACCGATCGCGCGGTCGGCACCATGCTCGGCAACGCCATCACGCGCCGCGCCGGCGAGGCAGGGCTCGAACCCGGCACGATCGACCTCACGCTCCGCGGCTCCGCGGGTCAGTCGCTCGGCGCCTTCGTGCCCCGCGGCATCGCGCTGCGCCTGCATGGCGACGCCAACGACTACGTGGGCAAGGGGCTCTCCGGCGGGCTCATCACCGTGCGGCCGCCCACGGGCGCCGCGCTCGTGGCCGAGCACAACGTCATCGCCGGCAACGTGATCGGCTACGGCGCCACGAGCGGCGAGCTCTACCTGCGCGGCGTCGTGGGCGAGCGCTTCCTGGTGCGCAACTCTGGCGCGACCGCCGTGTGCGAGGGCGTCGGCGACCACGCGCTCGAGTACATGACCGGCGGCATCGCCGTAATCCTCGGCGACACCGGCCGCAACATCGGCGCCGGCATGTCCGGCGGCTGCGCCTACATCCTCGACCTCGACCCGCTGCTGCTCAACCAGGACTCCTTCCACCAGGGGGAGCTGCGCATCGACCGGCTCAGCGACGAGGACACGATCGAGCTGCGCGCGATCCTCGAGCGCCATCGGGAGCTGACCGGTTCGGTCGTCGCCGAGCGGCTGCTCGCCGGGGACCTCTCGCGCGTCTCGAAGCTCGTGCCGCGCGACTGGGCGATGGTGCGCGACATCCGTCTCGACGCCGAGCAGCAGGGCGTCGATCCCGACTCCGACAACATCTGGCGCAAGATCCTGGAGGTGACCGGTGGCTGA
- a CDS encoding glutamate synthase subunit beta, whose protein sequence is MADPRGFLKVTERELPKKRPVPVRILDWREIGEPGDSAVLKRQAGRCMDCGVPFCHQGCPLGNLIPEWNDLTWRGEGRAASDRLHATNNFPELTGRLCPAPCESSCVLGINQPAVTIKSIEQAIADDAFAHGWTEPNPPARLTGKTVAVVGSGPAGLAAAQQLTRAGHTVAVYERDDRIGGLLRYGIPDFKLEKHTIDARLAQMQAEGTRFRAGVEIGRDISWEDLSHRFDAVVVATGAPVARELTIPGRELDGVHLAMDYLVQQNRAVAGTQPANQITAKGKHVVVLGGGDTGSDCIGTAHRQGALSVTNLAIGIQPPSERPDHQPWPMHPTLFEVQTSHEEGGNREYLASTVEFLANAAGEVRALLIAETEIVDGARRPKPGTEREVPADLVLLAMGFTGADAAIGEALQLAFERGLPQRRDDFSTDRPGVFVAGDAGRGASLIVWAIAEGRAAAAAVDAYLEGSSELPAPVRASDRPFAA, encoded by the coding sequence GTGGCTGATCCGCGTGGATTCCTGAAGGTGACGGAGCGCGAGCTCCCGAAGAAGCGACCGGTGCCCGTGCGCATCCTCGACTGGCGCGAGATCGGCGAGCCGGGGGACTCGGCCGTGCTCAAGCGGCAGGCGGGTCGCTGCATGGACTGCGGCGTGCCGTTCTGCCACCAGGGATGCCCGCTCGGCAACCTGATCCCGGAGTGGAACGACCTCACCTGGCGCGGCGAGGGTCGCGCCGCGAGCGACCGGCTGCACGCGACCAACAACTTCCCTGAGCTCACCGGCCGGCTGTGCCCGGCGCCGTGCGAATCCTCCTGCGTGCTCGGCATCAACCAGCCGGCCGTGACGATCAAGTCGATCGAGCAGGCGATCGCCGATGATGCCTTCGCGCACGGGTGGACCGAGCCGAATCCGCCGGCACGCCTGACCGGCAAGACCGTCGCGGTGGTCGGCTCCGGTCCCGCGGGCCTGGCGGCGGCGCAGCAGCTCACGCGCGCGGGACACACGGTCGCCGTCTACGAGCGCGATGATCGCATCGGCGGGCTGCTGCGGTACGGCATCCCCGACTTCAAGCTCGAGAAGCACACGATCGACGCCCGACTCGCGCAGATGCAGGCGGAGGGCACGCGCTTCCGCGCCGGCGTGGAGATCGGCCGCGACATCAGCTGGGAGGATCTCTCGCACCGATTCGACGCGGTCGTGGTGGCCACCGGCGCTCCCGTCGCCCGCGAGCTGACGATCCCGGGTCGCGAGCTCGACGGCGTGCACCTGGCGATGGACTACCTCGTGCAGCAGAATCGCGCCGTCGCCGGCACGCAGCCCGCGAACCAGATCACGGCGAAGGGCAAGCACGTCGTGGTGCTCGGCGGTGGCGACACCGGCTCCGACTGCATCGGCACCGCGCACCGCCAGGGAGCCCTCTCGGTCACGAACCTCGCCATCGGCATCCAGCCGCCCTCGGAGCGCCCCGACCACCAGCCGTGGCCGATGCACCCGACGCTGTTCGAGGTGCAGACGAGCCACGAGGAGGGCGGCAACCGCGAGTACCTCGCGTCGACCGTCGAGTTCCTCGCGAACGCCGCAGGCGAGGTGCGGGCGCTGCTCATCGCCGAGACCGAGATCGTCGACGGCGCGCGCCGCCCGAAGCCCGGCACCGAGCGGGAGGTCCCGGCAGACCTCGTGCTGCTGGCCATGGGCTTCACGGGTGCGGACGCCGCGATCGGCGAGGCGCTGCAGCTCGCCTTCGAGCGCGGCCTGCCCCAGCGGCGCGATGACTTCTCCACCGACCGGCCCGGCGTGTTCGTCGCCGGGGACGCCGGCCGTGGCGCATCGCTCATCGTGTGGGCGATCGCCGAGGGCCGTGCGGCCGCGGCCGCCGTGGATGCATACCTCGAGGGGTCGAGCGAGCTGCCCGCACCTGTGCGGGCGAGCGATCGCCCCTTCGCCGCCTGA
- the pyk gene encoding pyruvate kinase, with protein sequence MRRAKIVATWGPALAGYENTKAAIAAGVNVARMNLSHGDRSVHEEVYANIRRASDELQMPVGILVDLQGPKIRLGKIPGGPFDLAQGDRFTITTDDIEGDGQRAGTTFAGLPADVQPGDPLLIDDGRISLRAVEVTETDVITEVVVGGAVSSNKGINLPGVAVNVPALSEKDESDLRWALDLGADIIALSFVRDAKDIERVHEIMAEEGRKLPVVAKIEKPQAVENLADIIDAFDAIMVARGDLGVELPLEQVPLVQKRAVEMARRWAKPVIVATQVLESMIDSPRPTRAEASDCANAILDGADAVMLSGETSVGKHAVTTIETMARIIEVAEEEGLGRIAPLGTKPRTQGGAITLAALEVAEFVEAKAIVVFTESGDSARRMSRLRPAMPMFGFTPDPEIECRMQLIWGMHTHLVDRVTHTDDMIAQVDGILIGKQMAAPGDKVVVISGMPPGISGSTNDLRVHRVGDVQAEAAPAYHGKRRIEVVHSVPSPDED encoded by the coding sequence GTGAGAAGAGCCAAGATCGTCGCGACGTGGGGGCCGGCCCTCGCCGGCTACGAGAACACGAAGGCCGCGATCGCGGCCGGTGTGAACGTCGCGCGCATGAACCTCAGCCACGGAGACCGAAGCGTGCACGAGGAGGTGTACGCCAACATCAGGCGCGCCTCCGACGAGCTGCAGATGCCCGTCGGCATCCTGGTCGACCTGCAGGGCCCGAAGATCCGTCTGGGCAAGATCCCCGGCGGACCGTTCGACCTCGCGCAGGGCGATCGCTTCACGATCACCACCGACGACATCGAGGGTGACGGGCAGCGCGCCGGCACGACGTTCGCGGGCCTGCCCGCCGACGTGCAGCCGGGCGATCCGCTGCTGATCGATGACGGACGCATCAGCCTGCGCGCGGTCGAGGTCACCGAGACCGACGTGATCACCGAGGTGGTCGTGGGCGGCGCGGTGAGCTCCAACAAGGGCATCAACCTGCCCGGCGTGGCCGTCAACGTGCCCGCGCTGAGCGAGAAGGACGAGTCCGACCTGCGCTGGGCGCTGGATCTGGGCGCCGACATCATCGCGCTGTCGTTCGTGCGCGACGCCAAGGACATCGAGCGCGTGCACGAGATCATGGCGGAGGAGGGCAGGAAGCTGCCCGTCGTCGCGAAGATCGAAAAGCCGCAGGCGGTCGAGAACCTCGCCGACATCATCGATGCGTTCGACGCCATCATGGTCGCCCGCGGCGACCTCGGCGTGGAGCTGCCGCTCGAGCAGGTGCCGCTGGTGCAGAAGCGCGCGGTCGAGATGGCCCGGCGCTGGGCGAAGCCCGTGATCGTCGCCACGCAGGTGCTCGAGTCGATGATCGACAGCCCGCGCCCCACCCGCGCGGAGGCGAGCGACTGCGCCAACGCCATCCTGGACGGTGCGGATGCGGTCATGCTCTCGGGCGAGACGAGCGTCGGCAAGCACGCCGTCACGACCATCGAGACGATGGCGCGCATCATCGAGGTCGCGGAGGAAGAGGGTCTCGGGCGCATCGCACCGCTCGGCACCAAGCCGCGAACGCAGGGCGGCGCGATCACCCTGGCAGCGCTGGAGGTCGCCGAGTTCGTCGAGGCGAAGGCGATCGTCGTCTTCACCGAGTCGGGCGACTCCGCGCGCCGCATGTCGCGGCTGCGGCCGGCCATGCCGATGTTCGGCTTCACGCCGGATCCGGAGATCGAGTGCCGCATGCAGCTCATCTGGGGCATGCACACGCACCTGGTCGACCGCGTCACGCACACCGACGACATGATCGCGCAGGTCGACGGCATCCTGATCGGCAAGCAGATGGCGGCGCCGGGGGACAAGGTGGTCGTCATCTCCGGCATGCCGCCCGGCATCTCCGGCTCCACGAACGACTTGCGCGTGCACCGCGTGGGCGACGTGCAGGCGGAGGCGGCGCCGGCGTATCACGGCAAGCGCCGCATCGAGGTCGTCCACTCGGTCCCGTCGCCCGACGAGGACTGA
- a CDS encoding response regulator has protein sequence MTDDLFAEPQLDTADAGDAPASAARTVLVAEDESLIRLDIVETLQAAGYRVVGEAGDGERAVELATELRPDLIVMDVKMPKMDGISAAEKIGAAKIAPVVLLTAFSQKELVERASEAGALAYVVKPFTQNDLLPAIEIALARWDQIRTLESEVADLADRFETRKVVDRAKGLLNQRMGLSEPEAFRWIQKASMDRRLTMAEVAHAVIEQLDPKKK, from the coding sequence ATGACCGACGACCTCTTCGCCGAGCCGCAGCTCGACACCGCTGACGCTGGTGACGCTCCCGCATCCGCCGCCCGCACCGTCCTCGTCGCCGAGGACGAGTCGCTGATCCGGCTCGACATCGTCGAGACGCTCCAGGCGGCCGGCTACCGGGTCGTGGGGGAGGCGGGCGACGGTGAGCGTGCCGTCGAGCTCGCCACCGAGCTCCGACCGGATCTGATCGTGATGGATGTGAAGATGCCGAAGATGGACGGCATCAGCGCCGCCGAGAAGATCGGTGCCGCGAAGATCGCGCCGGTCGTGCTGCTCACGGCCTTCAGCCAGAAGGAGCTCGTGGAGCGCGCGAGCGAGGCGGGCGCGCTCGCCTACGTCGTCAAGCCGTTCACCCAGAACGACCTGCTGCCCGCGATCGAGATCGCGCTGGCCCGCTGGGACCAGATCCGCACGCTCGAGTCCGAGGTCGCCGATCTCGCCGACCGCTTCGAGACCCGCAAGGTCGTCGACCGGGCGAAGGGCCTGCTCAACCAGCGCATGGGGCTCTCGGAGCCCGAGGCCTTCCGCTGGATCCAGAAGGCGTCGATGGATCGCCGCCTCACCATGGCCGAGGTCGCCCACGCCGTCATCGAGCAGCTGGACCCCAAGAAGAAGTAG
- a CDS encoding hotdog fold thioesterase, translating into MGIEFLQLSAEHSIARMPAEGNTQPVGFVHGGAYCVIAETLGSISANIHAGEERYAVGTDINATHTRSITSGWVTAECRAVHLGRSMTVHEIVCTDDEGRRASTLRITNFIKSR; encoded by the coding sequence ATGGGCATCGAGTTCCTGCAGCTCTCGGCGGAGCACTCGATCGCGCGGATGCCTGCCGAGGGCAATACCCAGCCGGTCGGGTTCGTGCATGGCGGCGCGTACTGCGTGATCGCCGAGACGCTCGGCTCGATCAGCGCGAACATCCACGCCGGTGAGGAGCGCTACGCCGTCGGCACCGACATCAACGCCACGCACACGCGCTCGATCACGAGCGGATGGGTGACGGCCGAGTGCCGCGCCGTGCACCTAGGCCGCTCGATGACGGTGCACGAGATCGTCTGCACCGACGACGAGGGCAGGCGCGCGTCGACGCTGCGCATCACGAACTTCATCAAGTCCCGCTGA